A stretch of the Lactuca sativa cultivar Salinas chromosome 9, Lsat_Salinas_v11, whole genome shotgun sequence genome encodes the following:
- the LOC122196157 gene encoding secreted RxLR effector protein 161-like, whose amino-acid sequence MVIGAVTSQWCSSGDLLEKSVACLLLMVLFSNKNIPQRKEQFFINQESYTNNTLEQFGMTNFSDAKVPMTCDPRLNLSLDKLDVDVKPYQSKIIYLLHLIASQPDIMFYICNCARYQANPREAHLTTVKRYLLIQTLSNADFGGCQLDQKSTTGGSYFVDGKLVSWQSKKKKSVSISTSGAEYIVGDVCTLEVI is encoded by the exons ATGGTGATCGGGGCTGTGACATCTCAGTGGTGTTCATCAGGTGATCTCTTGGAGAAGTCGGTTGCTTGCTTGTTGTTAATGGTTCTTTTCAGCaacaag AACATTCCCCAAAGAAAAGAACAATTTTTTATCAACCAGGAATCTTATACGAACAATACGCTTGAACAGTTTGGAATGACTAATTTTTCAGATGCGAAGGTTCCTATGACATGTGACCCTCGCTTGAATCTTTCGTTAGACAAACTTGATGTTGATGTGAAACCATATCAAAGCAAGATAATTTATTTGTTACATCTAATTGCCAGTcaacctgatatcatgttttatatatgtaattgtgctaggtatcaagcaaACCCAAGGGAAGCACATCTCACTACTGTTAAAAGATATCTTTTGATTCAAACACTTTCTAATGCGGACTTTGGAGGATGTCAACTTGATCAAAAAAGTACAACTGGGGGCAGTTACTTTGTTGATGGGAAGCTTGTGAGTTGGCAgtcaaagaagaagaaaagtgTATCAATATCCACATCTGGGGCTGAGTATATTGTTGGTGATGTTTGTACTTTGGAAGTGATCtag